A stretch of Mesorhizobium sp. M2A.F.Ca.ET.046.03.2.1 DNA encodes these proteins:
- a CDS encoding DUF2285 domain-containing protein: MLPVIAERLPASSPTPPFELSALPCRAIVLLAPDKSQHVLLRNADHALQLAVSGANILHPVCLHTQAIWPAVLLKHRLRGLECLNALSLGQQLPPRLFAPEKRGVRLSFVLRALDGSLAGAPHRELAEVLIGQRRVHADWADPRDHLRDRIRRAVSRGRALMNGGYRDFLI; this comes from the coding sequence GTGCTGCCGGTCATTGCGGAACGGTTGCCTGCCTCGTCGCCGACACCGCCGTTCGAACTCTCGGCATTGCCCTGTCGTGCAATCGTCCTGCTGGCGCCCGACAAGAGCCAGCATGTTCTTCTTCGCAATGCGGACCACGCGCTGCAGCTCGCCGTCTCGGGCGCGAATATCCTCCACCCTGTTTGCCTGCATACGCAAGCCATCTGGCCCGCGGTGCTTTTAAAGCATCGACTGAGGGGACTGGAGTGCCTCAATGCTCTCAGTCTAGGGCAACAGTTGCCCCCCCGCTTGTTTGCGCCGGAAAAGCGCGGCGTTCGTTTGTCCTTCGTTCTTCGTGCGCTCGACGGTTCGCTCGCCGGAGCACCTCATCGCGAGCTCGCCGAAGTTCTCATCGGTCAACGGCGCGTCCATGCCGACTGGGCGGATCCTCGCGATCATCTGCGCGACCGCATCCGTCGGGCCGTCTCGCGTGGCCGCGCGCTCATGAATGGTGGCTACAGAGATTTCCTAATTTGA